TAAAAACTGAGCCCTTGTACACATGACTGTCAATGACTCCACCCCTTTTACAGCAGTGACCCCTGCCATGTCACAGTAGTCTACCACGCAACAGGCTTTCTAGGCAGTCTGTCTACGCACATTGTTAGTCTTCCCATTGAGCCTCCCAAAACTACAGAGTCATTTCACATCTGGTCCGGGCCAGACCACTGTGCCCCTCTGACGCATTGTGTAACATTATCAAAAGTGGAGTTGTGACACCAATGCCGCCAGTATTGTACCCTGGTTAATGCCATCAAAAGGACCCTTTACGGGTCACCACCTCAGGGATTTATGGTGATTGTTGGGAGTAATTGATGGTAAAGTAAACGAACCCTGTGCCCCAGAGTCAGTGTTTTCACAGTGGCTGTTCAGATGAATAGGCCTCTTCCACGAAGCCACCACGTAACGTGGTATCCAttctgtgctgtgattggctgctcgCTGAAAATGGTTTGTTTCACTGGGGATCTGATCAGAAAGGTTCAACATTTAGGCTACAGCTAATGAATAATCTAGAAAAGAGTTGGAGAAAGACAGTGAATATGCATCATCCTAATTGGGTTGAATTGTTTTGCCTCTTGAACTTCATGTCTGATGTTGACTTTTCTCTTGTTCTTGTACAGTTTGTTGCATAAGCCTAGGACCCCAGGGGCTCGAGAGGTGCGAGCAGGACCACTTCGGACTAGCCATATTCTTTATGCCTGTCGGATTAGCAGAAAACGGTTGAGAGGATGAAGGGAATCGCTGATGAACCGCAGTATTCCATTGGCCTGCTGGAGGGAGGCACGGCCCTCAGCGACGTGATTGACAATCACATTTATGAACAAACCCTGGTAATGAACCTCACTGTAAAAACATGTACATTTAGCACTTGTAAATCTGGATTTCTTGCTGTCTTAGAATTGTCTCAAACATGCAGTTGTAGCGTGTGATACAAGTCATTGCATGTGGTAATTTTTGTGTGATGTTTTAAGTGAAACCACAGTAACTTTTTTCATGCCCatgcctgtttctctctaaaACACAAGCCCTGGCTCAAACATGCTTTTGCTAAAGTTTGTCATGTAATGACTGTATATATAgcatttatgttgtttttgctCTAAGTGAATTTTCTCTAACTCGCCTGTATACCATGtatgttttcttcttcctcaggCTGAGAAGAATGCGTTCTTTGTGGCAGACCTGGGAGTGATAATGAGGCAGCATGTTCGCTGGCGAACCCACATGGGCCAGATTCGGCCCTACTATGCTGTCAGATGCAACAGCAGCCCGGCTGTTATCGAGGTTCTTGCTGCCCTTGGCACTGGATTCATATGTACCAACAAGGTACCTCACTGCAAGGCTTCCACCCACCAAGACCACCTTGTGTTATCACTGTTCTAACTTCAGGCTTCTCCACAGTTTAAGCAAGCCATATGTCTCATGAAAATGGAATTAGACGTACAATTCTGATTTTGACTGTAGTAATTAAGCTTATTTGGTGTGTTGGGTGTTATAGTATACTAGTAATGTATACTTTAGCACTGTTACACTGCTCTGAATACTAGGGCCTGTACAGTAACTGTTGATAACATTATTAGGTTAGGAGCACTTCTATAAGAGCtgagctctgtgtgtttattgattGGTTAATTTGTTTTTTCGTGCTTAACAGTTTTTGAAATGtgcagtgcttaggggaattataGTATGCACTGCTTAGTTCAGAGGCCAaagagccctgcataagggaaatgcAGTGTGTACTCGTACACGAGGGCAGTACAGCAGAAGTCGCGCAAGTATGAGCCAGCTCTAGTTTGGTGCAttacataccaggaagtagctcagtgattttctaactgtagtggctaagtcaacagttctcttagttacaacaacactgtgctaccacagcactttggggTTAACAGGTGAAGTTTTTAAAGCCAACATAGTTTCATTCACTTCAATCATGTATaccccccacctcacccctctCTACTCTCTAGAAAGCGCTAGGGCACTTGTTTGGATTAGTATTACAAAAACTCTTTGGCCACAACCTCTAGAATAGGTTTAGTAGCACCACCTAGTGGTCAGTATACCTCAGCATCAATACCTGCCTCTTTAATCATATATATTTTGTCCATAGGGAACCATGTGTGATGGACATGGTATAATGAAATGTCTGTTCACTACTCCCTCATACCTTAATTGAGTAttgctctgtctttgtctctttttgtttcaGTCTGAACTAGAGCTGGTGCAGAGCCATGGTATTCCCTCTGAAGACATCATCTACAGCGGTGTTTGCAAACAGCTCTCCCAGATAAAGTATGCTGCTAAAAATGGCATTGACCTCCTGGTGTGTGATAACGAAGCAGAGCTACGCAAGATTGCTCGCTGCCACCCCACTGCCAAGTAGGTGCTCCTTAAAgtcacaacaaaatgaaaaataacttcttTACccttttagctcattctaactatctaactaccatacacctatttgacaatttatgccaaaaaagtattttttatcaaaatctcattactttgaTTTccttgaaatgaaagtgatgacttcatcgtgtaccaggaggagTATATAAAAACTCCAactaataaaaccatcacagatttttgaacaaacccctctaaaccccaaacccattAAGTAAAACTGCCTTGCTCTCCCTAACTGacatcccattggtttacactctTGAATGATTCATCcccacgttatgtcccgccccaatatcctttcaacaggaaatacatcacattaaggaagcaagatgctctcaaaatgctgatTCATTTTGACTTTAAAGTCTTAGTCCCAGTGATCATGTAACTTTTAAGTTACCAGTTTAGCTTTAAGTAATCAGCTATGCAAATATAGCcacttgttattattattagttattatttgTTAATCATTAGTTACTATCTCTCTATTACAGCATCTCACCTCAAAAATATCATGTCCCACCCTTTGTCACAATAGCACAAGGTTGTCAACAATAAAAAGGCAGATTAAATCTGTGATTTAATGTGCTGGCGTCTCTTACATCTACATTCTAATTTTGTATCCTTCAACTTCACCTTTAACTCATCTGGTTTCACTCTTCTCAACAGACCAGTAACCAGAGTCCTTTCCCTCCTATCTATTGATCCAGGCTGCTGATACAGGTGTTGACAGAAGCATCCAGCCAGGAAGAGATGAGCATGACGTTCGGCTGTTCCCTCAAGGACTGCAGGCATCTGCTGGAGAATGCTAAGGAGCTGGGTGTACAGGTGGTGGGGGTCAGGTGAGGAACTAAAGCAATGCACCGTGGCTGGTTATAAAAAGATTTGAGGTAGAGCAAGTACAGATTGTGTACAGTCCCACGGTGAAGACCTAATTAATTAGCAGAAGAAGTTTAACTGTTATTGTGCCTCTGTCTTTCCCCCACAGGTTCCACATCTCCAGCTCCTGTGAGGATGACCAGGCGTACATTCATGCCGTCTCTGATGCCCGTTGTGTCTTTGATATGGGAGTGAGTAATGTTAATTAAATGTTATGTATGTAGTTATACAGTTCACTGAACACCATTTGTCTTTACTCATGTCATGCCCCAGTGTTTTGGACACTGGTGACAGGTCCAGAAACATTAACCACTCAGCTAATCACTCCCATTTGGGTTGCACATTTACAAACTTTTTTCTACCTCAGGAGGATATTGGCTTCAATATGCAAATCCTGGACATTGGAGGCGGGTTTAGCGGGTCTGAGACTCAGCTGGAACAGGTTAGTGTGTTTCCATCTGCTCTTTACATAATACTGTGTCAAGACCTACCTTGACCAGTGGTGTGTAGCGGGTGAGAGGTCACAGCTAAACACCCCTGCTCAGCTTGACAATGTGATTAAACTAAGTAATGTATTAGGGGTGAGTGTGAAAGGCATAGATATTTTGGATCCTACTTATTACCACCATTATCTCTGGGGCAGATTAACAGCGCGGTCATGTCTGTGGTGGACCTATACTTCCCTCCTTCTACTGGGGTCTCCATCATTGCTGAGCCTG
The Centroberyx gerrardi isolate f3 chromosome 12, fCenGer3.hap1.cur.20231027, whole genome shotgun sequence genome window above contains:
- the LOC139914164 gene encoding antizyme inhibitor 1-like, which produces MKGIADEPQYSIGLLEGGTALSDVIDNHIYEQTLAEKNAFFVADLGVIMRQHVRWRTHMGQIRPYYAVRCNSSPAVIEVLAALGTGFICTNKSELELVQSHGIPSEDIIYSGVCKQLSQIKYAAKNGIDLLVCDNEAELRKIARCHPTAKLLIQVLTEASSQEEMSMTFGCSLKDCRHLLENAKELGVQVVGVRFHISSSCEDDQAYIHAVSDARCVFDMGEDIGFNMQILDIGGGFSGSETQLEQINSAVMSVVDLYFPPSTGVSIIAEPGSYFVSSAFTLAVNIISKEVMARDRQDQAHDEPSPNDEPEFQYYMNEGVYGSFASKLTETLIPAPSVHKNAALDDPVFSSSLWGPSGDDMDQVVEHCLLPELSIGDWLMFTHAGAYSLGQPISTSTDIPTPPVYYVISSGDWFEMQDTGVTQEITLKNFSLVPYFFNSCQSEAALSVPA